In Aequorivita sp. H23M31, a single window of DNA contains:
- a CDS encoding pyridoxal phosphate-dependent aminotransferase, producing the protein MDNRLSKRVNEMETSATLAMAAKTRELKDQGIDIIGLSLGEPDFTIPEYIKESAIQAIKDDYHSYTPVDGYGDLKQAIITKFKRDNNLTYKPSQIIISTGAKQSLANLTMVLLNDGDEVLLPAPYWVSYADQCKVAGGVPKEIPTTIETDFKVTAEALEEAITPNTKLIIYSSPCNPSGSVYSEKELRKLADVLVKYPDIIIISDEIYEHINFTGKHFSMAQFEDMYDRTVVVNGVSKAFAMTGWRIGYIGGPEWIARACNKMQGQVTSGANCIAQRATITALENPPSKIQFMVDAFKERRRIILDLLSEIKGFKTNEPEGAFYVFPDVSAFFGKTLRGKNINTASDFSLYLLEEARVATVTGEAFGDPNCIRLSYAASEKEIREAIKRIKEALDQ; encoded by the coding sequence ATGGATAATAGACTTTCAAAACGTGTGAACGAGATGGAAACCTCGGCCACTCTGGCAATGGCTGCCAAAACTAGAGAATTAAAGGACCAGGGTATCGATATTATCGGCCTAAGTTTGGGCGAGCCTGATTTTACGATTCCGGAATACATTAAGGAATCTGCCATCCAGGCAATCAAGGATGATTACCATTCCTATACTCCTGTGGACGGATATGGCGATCTGAAACAAGCAATTATCACTAAGTTCAAACGAGATAATAACTTAACATACAAACCTTCGCAAATAATAATTTCCACGGGAGCCAAACAGTCATTGGCAAATCTTACCATGGTTTTACTGAATGATGGAGATGAAGTGCTTCTTCCCGCTCCTTATTGGGTAAGTTACGCCGATCAGTGCAAGGTTGCTGGTGGTGTTCCAAAAGAAATCCCGACAACTATTGAAACTGACTTTAAGGTAACCGCTGAAGCATTGGAAGAAGCGATTACTCCCAATACAAAATTGATAATTTACAGTTCACCATGTAACCCAAGTGGATCTGTTTATAGCGAAAAAGAACTTCGAAAGCTAGCAGATGTTTTGGTAAAGTATCCAGATATCATAATAATCAGTGATGAAATTTATGAGCATATCAATTTTACAGGAAAACATTTTTCGATGGCCCAATTTGAAGATATGTATGACCGTACCGTGGTAGTTAATGGAGTGTCAAAAGCTTTTGCAATGACGGGATGGCGAATAGGATACATTGGAGGACCTGAATGGATTGCACGTGCCTGCAATAAAATGCAAGGCCAGGTAACCAGCGGCGCTAACTGTATTGCCCAACGCGCAACAATTACCGCTTTGGAAAACCCACCGAGCAAAATCCAATTTATGGTTGATGCTTTTAAGGAGAGAAGAAGAATAATCCTAGATTTACTTTCAGAAATTAAAGGTTTTAAAACGAACGAACCCGAAGGTGCTTTTTACGTTTTCCCTGATGTTTCAGCCTTCTTCGGAAAAACATTGCGAGGGAAAAATATAAATACTGCATCCGATTTCTCTTTATACCTTTTAGAAGAAGCCCGAGTAGCGACGGTTACAGGTGAGGCCTTTGGGGATCCAAACTGCATCCGTCTTTCCTATGCAGCTTCTGAAAAAGAAATTCGAGAAGCTATAAAGCGAATTAAAGAAGCTTTGGATCAATAG
- a CDS encoding fatty acid desaturase family protein → MTYTNLNFSRIDSAKFFRTLNKRVNDYFKENNISRTGNWKLHLKTIVMFSLYLTPYFLMLTLDLPGWLQLLFTIVMGVGMAGVGMNVMHDANHGSYSSKKWINKIMGGSMYILAGNVYNWQVQHNVLHHTYTNIQGHDEDLEAGRILRFSQHSKWHRFHKFQHYYSIFLYGLLTFNWVLTTDFFQTKRYLKRKLSYGEFPNPFKQWSILVITKIIYISLWIVIPILFFNIVWWKILIGFFIMHYVAGLILSVVFQLAHVVGETDIMMPDESGTMKNTWAIHQLFTTTNFDTKNKIINWYTGGLNHQVEHHIFPNICHIHYNNIAEILKSTTKEFNLPYKEYGTTRQAIIAHFRHLKEMGIKPAITA, encoded by the coding sequence TTGACATATACAAATCTCAATTTTTCCAGAATCGATAGCGCCAAGTTCTTTCGCACGCTAAACAAGCGCGTCAACGATTATTTCAAGGAAAACAATATTTCCCGAACAGGGAATTGGAAACTTCACCTTAAAACTATCGTGATGTTCTCTCTTTATCTTACCCCTTACTTTTTAATGTTGACATTGGATCTTCCGGGATGGCTGCAATTGCTTTTTACCATCGTAATGGGCGTAGGCATGGCTGGTGTTGGAATGAACGTTATGCACGATGCTAACCACGGCTCTTATTCCTCCAAAAAATGGATCAATAAAATAATGGGCGGCAGTATGTACATTCTTGCCGGAAATGTTTACAACTGGCAGGTGCAGCACAACGTTCTTCATCATACCTATACCAACATCCAAGGGCATGACGAGGATTTGGAAGCGGGACGGATACTTCGGTTTTCACAACATTCAAAATGGCACAGATTTCATAAATTTCAGCATTATTACAGTATATTCCTTTATGGGTTGCTCACTTTTAATTGGGTGCTTACAACCGACTTTTTCCAAACAAAAAGGTATCTGAAAAGAAAACTTTCCTATGGAGAATTCCCGAATCCTTTTAAACAATGGAGCATCTTGGTAATAACCAAAATCATTTACATCTCACTATGGATTGTAATTCCCATATTATTTTTCAATATTGTTTGGTGGAAAATTCTTATTGGCTTCTTTATAATGCACTACGTTGCCGGCCTTATTTTGAGCGTAGTTTTCCAGCTCGCTCACGTCGTGGGAGAAACGGATATTATGATGCCCGATGAAAGTGGAACTATGAAAAATACCTGGGCTATCCATCAATTGTTTACCACCACAAACTTCGACACAAAAAATAAAATAATCAATTGGTACACTGGGGGATTAAACCACCAAGTGGAGCATCATATTTTTCCAAATATCTGCCATATTCACTATAATAATATTGCGGAAATTTTAAAGAGCACTACCAAAGAATTCAATCTACCTTATAAAGAATACGGGACCACCCGCCAGGCCATCATCGCCCACTTTAGACATCTCAAGGAAATGGGAATAAAGCCGGCAATAACAGCATAA
- the rsmG gene encoding 16S rRNA (guanine(527)-N(7))-methyltransferase RsmG, which translates to MELILKYFTQLSEEQKTQFAALGELYQDWNNKINVVSRKDIDELYLRHVLHSLGIAKVQPFLSGSDILDVGTGGGFPGIPLAILYPEVKFTLVDSIGKKIKVVDEVVEGLKLKNVGTFNDRVENVSGKYDFIVSRAVAQMDTFVHWINGKIAKKSQHERKNGILYLKGGDLIEELKYFPKATVYPLKDYFKEDFFETKSVVHLPIKYKV; encoded by the coding sequence ATGGAATTGATATTGAAATATTTCACTCAATTATCTGAGGAGCAAAAAACCCAATTTGCTGCTCTGGGAGAGCTTTATCAAGATTGGAACAATAAGATTAACGTTGTATCACGAAAGGATATTGATGAACTTTATCTACGACATGTTCTGCACTCCTTAGGAATTGCGAAAGTACAACCTTTTCTTTCAGGTTCTGATATTTTGGATGTGGGCACTGGTGGGGGATTTCCTGGTATTCCTCTGGCCATACTTTATCCTGAAGTAAAATTTACTCTAGTGGACAGTATTGGTAAAAAAATTAAGGTAGTGGATGAAGTTGTGGAAGGACTCAAATTAAAAAATGTGGGAACGTTCAATGATCGGGTTGAGAATGTTTCGGGGAAATACGATTTTATAGTAAGTAGGGCAGTGGCCCAAATGGACACTTTTGTGCATTGGATTAATGGAAAAATAGCGAAGAAGAGCCAACACGAAAGAAAAAACGGAATTCTATATTTAAAAGGAGGCGATTTGATTGAAGAACTAAAATACTTTCCGAAGGCTACGGTTTATCCCCTTAAAGATTATTTTAAAGAAGATTTTTTTGAAACAAAAAGTGTGGTCCATTTGCCAATAAAGTATAAAGTTTGA
- a CDS encoding NUDIX domain-containing protein, translated as MKYSIRNEKVVFKDHYKVVKADVTYDTFEGGKISTERLAFERGDSVAIVLFERESQSLLLTKQFRYPTCKHKEGWLLEIPAGSLEENEKPEDCIVREVMEELGYKITKPKLINTFYTSPGASTERIFLFFSEVSQNDKTQKGGGNESENEDIKLVNVPTSEITEKIRELKDAKTILGLQWFLLNS; from the coding sequence ATGAAATATTCTATCCGTAATGAAAAAGTAGTTTTTAAGGATCACTATAAAGTCGTCAAGGCAGATGTTACTTATGATACTTTTGAAGGAGGTAAGATAAGTACCGAACGCTTGGCTTTTGAACGTGGGGATTCGGTGGCCATCGTCCTTTTTGAAAGGGAAAGCCAATCTCTTCTTTTAACCAAACAGTTCAGATATCCCACCTGCAAACATAAGGAAGGCTGGTTACTTGAAATTCCCGCAGGTTCCTTGGAAGAAAATGAAAAACCAGAAGATTGCATAGTCCGAGAGGTAATGGAGGAACTGGGATACAAAATAACCAAGCCAAAATTGATAAACACCTTTTACACCTCACCTGGTGCTTCTACAGAAAGGATATTTCTTTTCTTTAGTGAAGTATCCCAAAACGACAAAACCCAGAAAGGAGGAGGAAACGAAAGTGAAAATGAGGACATAAAATTGGTTAATGTTCCAACTTCAGAAATAACTGAGAAAATTCGGGAGCTAAAAGATGCGAAAACGATTTTGGGATTGCAATGGTTTCTTTTGAATAGCTGA
- a CDS encoding T9SS type A sorting domain-containing protein, protein MMLKKLPITLICALVGLGSFAQTIVSTTPENRKVILEEYTGIYCGYCPQGHQIAQGIKDAHPDDVFLINIHQGGFAVPGANAPDFRTPWGNLLAAQTGLAGYPAATVNRQNFPGKEQGAQGTTAMNRNWWNFAATQVMAESSYVNVAVTAHIESATNVMSIHVEGYYTGNSPETTNLLNIAILQNNTLGPQSGGNMGNNYVHMHRLIDMVTGQWGEEISTTTSGTFFERDYTYQIIPHNNFVPVEIGELEVVAFLTETHQKIVSGNGTTPTITVTHANDANVRYIEPLKASCEGTQATASPKVNIQNAGSNPITSLEITSSFNGETSTFNWTGNLASLESKTITLPATSFTSMATNTIEVSVPNDDYNASNQKSVEFDAAPNGTGTVTMVLKTDAWGSECRWNLKDSAGTTLYSGGPYGNRQTITETFNLPEDCYAFTIIDTYGDGGTSVTLKDSEGTTLYHTAGDFGANETGNFSSNGVMGIESTLLKDVSIYPNPAQDILNISNAETSNIAIYDMLGRMIISKDNIEMNEQLNISNLSEGAYFVKISKEGNVTTKKFIVSK, encoded by the coding sequence ATGATGTTAAAAAAATTACCTATTACTTTAATTTGTGCCCTAGTTGGACTAGGCTCCTTTGCACAAACGATAGTATCAACTACGCCTGAAAACCGTAAAGTCATCCTCGAAGAATATACAGGAATTTATTGCGGTTATTGCCCACAAGGCCATCAAATTGCCCAAGGCATAAAAGATGCACATCCTGATGATGTATTTTTGATCAATATCCATCAAGGTGGATTTGCCGTTCCAGGCGCAAATGCACCCGACTTTAGAACTCCTTGGGGAAATCTTCTTGCCGCTCAGACTGGTCTTGCTGGCTATCCTGCTGCTACCGTAAACCGTCAAAATTTTCCAGGTAAAGAACAAGGAGCTCAGGGAACTACCGCTATGAACCGGAACTGGTGGAATTTCGCTGCAACTCAAGTGATGGCAGAAAGTTCTTATGTAAACGTGGCTGTAACCGCTCACATTGAATCGGCTACAAACGTTATGAGTATTCATGTTGAGGGTTACTATACTGGAAATAGTCCGGAAACTACCAACTTATTGAATATTGCTATTTTGCAAAATAACACATTAGGACCACAATCAGGTGGTAATATGGGGAACAATTACGTTCACATGCACCGTCTGATCGACATGGTGACCGGACAATGGGGAGAAGAAATCTCTACTACCACTTCTGGAACTTTTTTTGAAAGAGACTATACCTATCAAATAATTCCACACAACAATTTTGTTCCTGTGGAAATAGGAGAATTGGAGGTTGTAGCTTTTTTAACTGAAACCCATCAAAAAATCGTTAGCGGAAACGGGACAACTCCTACCATCACGGTAACCCACGCAAATGATGCTAATGTTAGATACATAGAGCCTTTAAAAGCAAGTTGTGAAGGGACCCAAGCAACCGCATCTCCAAAAGTGAACATTCAAAACGCAGGATCTAACCCTATTACCTCTTTGGAAATTACCTCTTCATTTAATGGAGAGACTAGTACCTTTAATTGGACAGGAAATCTTGCTTCATTGGAAAGTAAGACTATTACGCTACCTGCCACTTCATTTACGAGTATGGCCACCAATACAATCGAAGTTTCCGTACCCAACGACGATTATAACGCAAGCAACCAGAAATCTGTAGAATTTGACGCGGCGCCTAATGGAACAGGTACTGTAACTATGGTATTGAAAACGGATGCTTGGGGAAGCGAGTGTAGATGGAACCTAAAAGATAGCGCTGGAACTACATTATATAGCGGTGGACCTTATGGCAACCGTCAAACAATTACAGAGACATTTAACTTGCCAGAAGATTGCTACGCTTTTACAATCATCGATACTTATGGCGATGGTGGAACTTCCGTTACTCTTAAAGATAGTGAGGGAACCACACTTTACCACACCGCTGGAGATTTTGGAGCTAACGAAACAGGAAACTTTTCTAGCAATGGGGTTATGGGTATCGAATCAACCCTGCTAAAAGATGTTAGTATTTATCCAAACCCTGCTCAGGATATATTAAATATTTCTAACGCTGAAACTTCAAATATCGCAATATATGATATGCTTGGAAGAATGATTATCTCTAAGGATAACATTGAGATGAACGAGCAACTGAATATATCAAACCTTTCTGAAGGAGCTTATTTTGTTAAGATTTCTAAGGAAGGAAATGTAACTACTAAGAAGTTTATCGTGTCAAAATAA
- a CDS encoding T9SS type A sorting domain-containing protein yields MKFKLLFLALLGIMGIANAQFTITNTAGETLGDGAIINGDLMVNYDFFVTNNSSDIIYTRAEVVDIINATGDRFEFCYGECLTSISIGTTVPPAPFTIDIAPGETTGPGNHFLNGDAGNGTDILDYVFRFHQYDSSGTTEIGSPVTITYRYNPALSISGNSKVNLTIQSTVVRDRMVLNINEPVQMTMYDIQGRLVKQAHFEGGSQSVNVSDLSAQTYIVQFKNNTGAVMTTKIVVQ; encoded by the coding sequence ATGAAATTTAAATTACTTTTTTTAGCACTCCTGGGAATAATGGGAATTGCAAATGCACAATTTACGATAACTAATACGGCCGGAGAGACCTTGGGAGATGGAGCAATTATTAATGGGGATCTCATGGTGAATTATGACTTCTTCGTGACCAATAATTCGAGTGACATAATTTATACCCGTGCAGAAGTTGTTGATATTATTAATGCCACTGGAGATCGTTTTGAATTTTGCTATGGCGAATGTCTTACTTCTATTTCCATAGGAACTACTGTCCCTCCAGCTCCGTTCACTATTGATATTGCTCCAGGTGAAACAACTGGTCCTGGAAACCATTTTCTAAACGGTGACGCCGGCAATGGAACCGATATTTTGGATTATGTGTTCAGATTTCACCAATATGACTCAAGTGGCACCACTGAAATTGGATCTCCGGTAACCATTACTTATCGCTATAATCCTGCGTTGAGTATTAGCGGTAATTCCAAAGTGAATCTAACAATCCAATCTACTGTAGTTAGAGATCGAATGGTCTTGAACATTAACGAACCCGTTCAAATGACAATGTACGACATTCAAGGAAGATTGGTAAAACAAGCTCACTTTGAAGGTGGAAGTCAATCTGTTAATGTTTCTGATTTGAGCGCTCAAACCTATATCGTTCAATTCAAGAATAATACTGGTGCAGTAATGACCACTAAAATCGTAGTTCAGTAA
- a CDS encoding DUF6029 family protein: MKKLILGAFLIIGATSFSQENGYFFGGLESNMQWLLADEKFDFPAPEEQFRANNYFQLNYSLGNFTAGVQYESYLPVALSGYSPTWDGNNGIGTYYLNFKNETIDVTGGYFYEQFGSGLIFRTWEDRQLGINNALKGLRVKFSPSATFDLTGVYGQTRNGFDVSEGVIQGLDANLDLSDLMNIDIVDLKFGASYVGRYQSSGNSDSIPSIVNAYGGRLDFVANKFYGGIEAITKDPDVLINEGNITSPQLFDGTALQVNLGYAQKGLGINTTFRRLENFTFYSDRYAEGNQYNEELVNYVPAITKQHDYMLSNIYVYSAQPRLLFSENEKRAGEVGAQVDVYYSFDRESELGKVGTKLAGNFSYWAGLDADFNMAEQTYDVKFIGKGKRYFRDLNIEVKNRWSSKWSSTVSFQDVIIDKSVSKGGILGNQGDIRAQIAVIEGTRRFEGGKAVTLELQHLWTAQDDKNWAAGVLEYNFNSAFTVFAADAWNYGGEKELHYYNFGGSFSKGRTRFAMNYGRQRGGLICVGGVCREVPKSTGFSANLVVTF; encoded by the coding sequence ATGAAAAAATTAATCCTCGGTGCCTTTTTGATTATTGGCGCTACCAGTTTTTCACAAGAAAACGGCTACTTTTTTGGTGGTCTTGAATCTAACATGCAATGGCTCTTAGCCGACGAAAAGTTTGACTTTCCCGCGCCCGAAGAACAATTTAGAGCCAATAATTATTTCCAATTAAATTACAGTCTGGGCAATTTTACCGCTGGGGTTCAATACGAATCCTATCTTCCGGTCGCACTTTCTGGATACTCCCCAACTTGGGATGGCAACAACGGTATCGGTACATACTATTTAAATTTTAAAAATGAAACCATTGATGTAACCGGTGGATATTTTTACGAACAATTTGGGAGCGGCCTTATTTTCCGTACTTGGGAAGACAGACAACTTGGTATAAACAACGCTTTGAAAGGTCTTCGTGTTAAATTTAGCCCAAGTGCTACTTTTGATCTTACTGGAGTTTATGGTCAGACCAGAAATGGTTTTGATGTTTCCGAAGGGGTAATCCAAGGCTTGGATGCGAATTTGGACCTAAGCGATTTGATGAACATTGATATTGTGGACCTAAAGTTTGGCGCAAGCTATGTGGGACGGTACCAATCCAGCGGAAACAGTGACAGTATCCCATCAATTGTGAATGCCTATGGAGGTCGATTGGATTTTGTTGCAAATAAATTTTACGGAGGTATAGAGGCAATCACAAAAGACCCCGATGTTCTTATAAATGAAGGGAATATTACTTCTCCTCAACTTTTTGATGGTACCGCCCTTCAGGTAAATTTAGGATATGCCCAAAAAGGTCTGGGAATAAACACCACCTTTAGGCGACTTGAAAACTTCACTTTTTATTCCGATAGATATGCAGAGGGAAATCAGTATAACGAGGAATTAGTTAATTACGTTCCAGCGATTACAAAACAGCACGATTATATGTTGTCCAACATATACGTATATAGTGCCCAACCTCGATTGCTATTTAGCGAAAATGAAAAAAGAGCAGGAGAAGTAGGTGCCCAAGTGGATGTTTATTATTCGTTTGACCGAGAATCTGAGTTGGGAAAAGTAGGTACTAAACTTGCAGGAAACTTTTCATATTGGGCGGGATTGGATGCAGATTTCAATATGGCAGAACAAACTTATGATGTAAAGTTTATAGGTAAAGGAAAAAGATATTTCAGAGACCTAAATATAGAGGTGAAAAATAGATGGTCTTCTAAGTGGAGCTCAACCGTATCATTCCAGGATGTTATTATTGACAAAAGTGTTTCCAAAGGAGGAATTCTTGGAAATCAGGGGGATATTCGCGCACAGATTGCCGTGATTGAAGGAACACGACGATTTGAGGGTGGAAAAGCCGTGACTTTAGAATTACAACATTTATGGACAGCTCAAGACGACAAAAACTGGGCAGCAGGGGTGCTTGAATATAACTTCAACTCCGCATTTACAGTTTTTGCAGCGGATGCCTGGAATTATGGCGGCGAAAAAGAACTTCATTACTACAATTTTGGCGGTAGCTTCTCCAAAGGCAGAACACGTTTTGCGATGAATTATGGAAGACAACGTGGAGGATTAATCTGTGTAGGCGGCGTGTGTCGGGAAGTCCCAAAAAGCACAGGATTCTCAGCAAACTTGGTGGTTACATTCTAA
- a CDS encoding TlpA family protein disulfide reductase, translated as MKKLFLPLLLMLSFVAFSQNEVPNIDLKTMDGKTFNSQDLAKEGKVTVISLWATWCVPCLKELDAINEIYPDWQAETNVELFAISVDDSRTVKRVKPLISGKGWDYTILLDTNNDFKRALGAATVPLTLLVKDNQIVFRHSGYSPGAEYELYEKIKEFSN; from the coding sequence ATGAAAAAACTGTTTTTACCCCTACTTTTGATGCTATCTTTTGTAGCGTTTTCACAAAATGAAGTGCCTAATATTGACTTAAAGACAATGGATGGTAAAACATTTAATTCCCAAGATCTAGCCAAGGAGGGAAAGGTTACAGTCATATCCTTATGGGCTACATGGTGCGTGCCTTGTTTAAAAGAACTTGATGCCATTAATGAAATCTACCCCGACTGGCAAGCCGAAACCAATGTGGAGTTATTTGCAATTTCTGTAGATGATAGCAGAACGGTAAAGAGAGTAAAGCCTCTAATAAGTGGGAAAGGTTGGGATTATACAATCTTACTCGATACCAACAACGATTTTAAACGCGCATTGGGTGCCGCAACCGTACCGCTTACCTTATTGGTTAAGGACAATCAAATCGTATTCCGTCATTCTGGCTATAGCCCAGGAGCAGAATATGAACTTTATGAAAAAATAAAGGAGTTCTCTAACTAA
- a CDS encoding Omp28-related outer membrane protein translates to MKKLSFQFLTLFVFLAMISCSKKEDPLVEPDAPLTLTLKSDTGTEDFQVLGINTTATFTVIGSDGVDHTAQSQFYVNNEVIPGPTYEFNETGEFSVLAKFNDVTSNTIKFEILEPTDRVLAIDVPKALRNQTITFTLLNDQGEDTSAEATFYVNDEPISGNTFSSPTPGAFNVKATYEANDETFTTPAKEFSVFIPKRKVVIEDYTGTWCGFCPGVALAIDRVKEVTEDVAIVAIHKTSFSLPDPLDFARIRELQDMFNVSDGFPKAQINRTVAWPEPYTIGAVTSMAGNNTDVSIGIKSQLTGSNLTVNVKVVYENGSTPGDKLVVYLLENGVVSPQANYFNETPGHPYQGLGNPIEDYVHNDALRNSLSNLFGDPIPNLPAFEMYTKDYSFSVPSNYVGENLSFVVMVVNENNSAKNAQFSGINEDKNYE, encoded by the coding sequence ATGAAAAAGCTTTCGTTTCAATTTTTAACTTTATTTGTCTTTTTGGCCATGATTTCTTGTAGTAAGAAAGAAGATCCATTGGTCGAACCCGATGCTCCTTTGACTCTTACTCTCAAAAGTGATACCGGTACTGAAGATTTTCAGGTTTTAGGTATCAATACCACCGCGACATTTACTGTAATTGGCAGCGATGGAGTGGACCACACGGCCCAATCACAATTTTATGTAAATAATGAGGTTATTCCAGGACCAACATATGAATTTAACGAAACAGGTGAATTCTCGGTTCTAGCTAAGTTCAATGATGTAACGAGCAATACCATAAAATTTGAGATTCTTGAGCCTACAGATAGAGTTTTAGCAATCGACGTGCCAAAAGCTTTGCGCAACCAAACTATAACCTTTACCCTTCTTAATGATCAGGGAGAAGATACTTCGGCTGAAGCAACTTTTTACGTAAATGATGAACCCATTTCCGGCAATACTTTTTCTTCGCCAACTCCTGGTGCATTTAATGTGAAGGCAACTTACGAAGCCAATGATGAAACTTTCACAACTCCGGCAAAGGAATTTTCGGTTTTTATTCCAAAAAGAAAAGTAGTAATTGAGGATTACACCGGAACCTGGTGTGGCTTTTGTCCTGGCGTGGCCTTGGCTATTGATAGAGTTAAGGAGGTAACAGAGGATGTAGCTATTGTTGCCATCCATAAAACCTCATTTAGTTTGCCAGATCCCTTGGATTTTGCTAGAATTAGAGAACTTCAGGACATGTTTAATGTCAGCGATGGTTTTCCAAAAGCCCAGATAAACAGAACAGTTGCTTGGCCAGAGCCTTATACTATAGGAGCAGTTACTTCTATGGCAGGTAACAATACAGATGTTTCTATTGGAATAAAATCCCAACTTACCGGCTCCAACCTTACAGTAAATGTGAAAGTGGTGTACGAGAACGGTTCTACTCCGGGTGATAAGTTGGTAGTGTACCTTCTTGAAAACGGTGTGGTCTCTCCACAGGCAAATTATTTTAATGAAACTCCCGGACATCCCTATCAAGGTCTAGGCAATCCAATTGAGGATTATGTGCATAATGATGCCTTGAGGAATTCACTTTCAAACCTTTTTGGAGATCCAATCCCGAATCTTCCTGCTTTTGAAATGTACACAAAGGATTATTCCTTTTCGGTTCCGTCAAATTACGTAGGGGAGAACCTAAGTTTTGTAGTAATGGTTGTAAACGAAAACAACAGTGCCAAGAATGCACAGTTTTCAGGCATTAATGAAGATAAGAATTATGAGTAA